CATCCCGTCGACGGCCTGGCCGAAGCTGGTGAAGCCCTGTACCGCGATACCCTGCATGAACTTCTGCCAGTGCTGCGCGTACTCGGTCTTGTACATGCCGACCAGCGTCTTCTGGATCTGCTCGGGGCTGCCCTCGAGCGTCAGGTCGTCCTGCGTCGACGTGTTCAGCACCCAGTCCTTCGCCTGCAGTTCCTTGGTTGCCGCGTCGCGGATCGCCGGCTGCACGTAGTCGAACCACGCTTCGCGCGTGAACGTGCCCGGAATTGCGTAGCTGCCTGCCACGAGCCCCTGGTTGCCGTCGCCGACGATGCGCGCGATGGTCATCGGCGCGAAGCGGGTCGACGCGCGCGCCTTGATTTCCTCGTACACGCGCTGGCGGGCCGGCATTCCGCGCACGACGTGGCGCAGGTTCTCGCGGGTCTGGTCGACGAGCGCGAGGTTCGCGTCGATCATCGGCCAGTTGTCGTCGTTCACGCGCGACAGGTAGAACGAGATCATGCGCTCCGCGCTCTTGATCATCTCGTCACGCGGCATGTTGCCGCGATTCGTCTCGAGCCAGCCGCGCCAGAAGCGGGCGAGCTGGTCGGTCAGGTGCGCCTGCTCGACGTGGCGCTTGTCGGACAGCATCAGGTACGTCTTGAGCGCGTTGTACGCGTCCTGCACGTTGGTCGGCGACGCGTCGCTGTAGAGGCCGCCCTGCGGTGCGGCCGGCTGCTGCGCTGCGGCCGGCGCGGCGCCGGACGCGGCCAGTGCGGCGCCGGCCTGCGGCGCGGCGCCCGCCGCGTTGGTCGACACCGGCATCGTGCCACCCTGCACGGCGCCCGATTCGGGCGGGCGCGTCATCGGCACGAGCTGTTCGGGGTGCGCGTTCACGTCCTTCATGAACGACGCGAGGTTCTGCGACACCGGGGCCAGCAGGATCTGGCGCACGCCGTTGTAGTACTCGGTCAGCAGATGCTGCTCGAGACGGTCGCCCTGGTACAGGCCGAGCGACACCGAAATCGGCTTGTCGCGGCGGAACTGCTCGAGCTGCTCGATGCGGTCCTCGAGGATGTCCATCGCCTGCAGGCGCGACTGCAGGTCGTTGCGGCCCTGCTGCAGGCGCGTGACGTTGTCGAGGTCGGCCTGCACGTTGGCGACGAGCTGCTGGTTGCCGATCGTCGACCAGGTCCAGCCGCCGAGCGCGAGCGCGAGCGCCGCGACGAAGCCGAAGAAGGTCGCGTAGCGCAGCCGCGTCTTGGTCGGGCTGGCAAACTGCCGCACCGTCTGGCGGTCCGCGAAGATCACCTTCGAGAACAGGTCGCGCAGGAAGAAGCCGTTCTTCGAGAACGCACTGTGCGGCTTCGGCAGCGCGGCGCCGTCGAGGCCGAAGCGATGCGCGATGCGCTGCGCGGCCGCGCTGTTGGTTTCGCCTTCCTGCAGCGCGCTGGTGAAGTAGAAGCCGCGGAAGATCGGCTTGTACTGGAACGGGTTGTTCTCGAACAGCGTCGCGAGGAATGCGCGCAGCGACGGCTTGATCGTCGAGAATTCGAGCGGGAAGCTCAACTGGCCCGGCGACAGCTGGTTGCCGCGCGACAGCGACAGCTGCGCGACGCTGATCTCCTTCAGCCCTTCGTAGAGTTCCTCGAAGTGCGTGTCGAACTGCGCGACGACGTCGCGCTTGTCGTCCGGTTCGTAGGGCAGGGTGGCGCCCCACACGCGGTCGTACTCGTGCTTGTCGCTGCTGCTGAAGAATTCGGTGAAGCCGGTGATCAGGTCGGCCTTCGTGAACATCACGTAGACCGGCGCGAACACTTCGAGCTTTTCGGTCAGCTCCTGAACACGCTGACGGAGGTTTTTCGCGAGGTTGATCGCGAATTCGGGGCGGTTGCCGGTGAGTTCGGCGATGCTCGCGGTGACGATGATGCCGTTGATCGGCGCCTTCGGGCGGTAGCGCTTGAGCAGGCCGAGGAAGCCGAGCCACTCGCTGCGGTCTTCCTCGTGCACCGAATAACGGCCGGCCGTGTCGAGCAGGATCCCCTCGGTCGTGAAGAACCAGTCGCAGTTACGCGTACCGCCGATGCCGTGGATCACGGCGCTGTTCTTGTCCGCGAACGGGAACTGCAGGCCGGAATTGAGCACGGCGCTGCTCTTGCCCGCGGCCGGGTTGCCGATCACGATGTACCACGGCAGTTCGTACAGCGCGGAGCCGCCCGACACCTGGCCGATCTTCGACGTCTTGATCGTCTTCACCGCATCCGACAGGCGCGTGCGCAGCACGTCGAGGTCGGCCGTCTTCGCGTCGGGGGCGAGCGCGGCGGCGGCGGGCGCGGCGATCTTGCCGGTTTCCGCCTGCTCTTCCAGCACCTGGCCGAGCTGCTGGTTCGCGCGCTTCACGCGCCAGCGGCGCCACAGCGCGACGACGAGCCACAGCGCGAGGATCGCCGCAAAGGCGATCGCCGCCCACAGGAGCGGCAGCTGCAGCATGTCGGCGACGATGAAGAGAATGGCCGCTAGCGCGACGATCCCGACGATCGAGAGCGTACGCGGATGAGTCAGCACGTTGAGGATGCGTTGCATAGGACGTTCAGGTTCCGGTGCGATTCGATGAGGCGACGCAGGCGCGCCGAGCGGCAAGAGTGGCGCCGCGATGTGTCGCCATGCTGTCAAACGGGATGAAGGAGGCTGGCATCAATGCGCCCGCGGCATCGGAGAAGGCGCGCGCATTAACGAAAGGACGCTGTGAGATTTAAAACGGAAGCGGCGGCCGGAAAAAATCGCGCACCGGAATGCCCGATTGTTTGCGCCGCCCAAATCGTTTCCTGCCGGGTGATTAAAAAGCCCCATGCCGCCCTCATTATTTCTTGTCCGGCAGCCCTGACTAGCTGCCGCGTCCCAGTTTAAAACCGGGTTTATGGTATTCCACGTGCCCGAGATCCATCATTTTCCATCGGCCGCCCCAGGTGAGGCCGACTTGCTCGGCGACCTGGCCGTACAACTGGTAGCCGCGCATCGCCCATGGATCTTTCTCGGAAATGACCAGCTTGCCGTCGCGCAGGAATGCGTTGTCGGCCGCCAGCCCGAACTGGTGATAACTCTGGAAGGCGGCCGCGTTGGTCACGTTGCTGCCCATCTGCGCCAGCCGGTTCTGCCGTTCCGGGCTCCGATAACCTTCCAGCAGCGCCATTTCATAACCATATTGTTCGTGCATGATCTTGTAGACCAGCAGCAAACGCGTACGGAAATCCGGATCCAGCAGGTTCCAGTCGCGGCTCGCATCCTTCAGCGCCGGGCGTACCTGCTCGACTTCCTTGGTCGCGAAGACTTCCGGCGGCAGCGGCGGGGGCGGCACGAGCTGTTCGCCCTGCAGCAGCGCGGCGATCTTCTCGTCGGGCACGCGCGCCGTGTCGTCGTACTGGAACAATTGCCGGCCGCGTAACGCAATGGCGACCAATGGCGGCGTCGCAAGAATACCTGCCGATACCATAATCATCAAGCGCCGGCGAATCAGTAAATTTTGCACGTCGTTTAAAGCCCCGCGCGTAACGCTTGCCGATTTAACAATCTGACTTCGCGTACGCGAGGCGCGATCGTTCGCACGGCGCGTCAGGCGGCCGTGAAACTGGGCGACGGATTCGAATACGGTCGCGCGGATACCCGGTAAAAGCAACAGTGCCGCAACCGCTACGGCAAGGGCGAAATAGGCGACGAGTGCGACGGCAATCAAAGAAATCCCCGGAAATTGGAATTGATTGTGTTTTGCAATGCTTGCTCTTAGAATCAGGCTGCTTCGAGAGGCCGGGCTATATTATCGCGGTGAATTAAACCAGGATTCAATGAGACGCTGAATGAGTGCGCCGGAAAATTCAAATTCGAAATCTCCGCCCAGCCTGCTGTCCGATACCAAACCGGCAGGCGACGGAGCTCAGCAGTCGCGCATTCTCGCGAATCTGGAAGGACGTGTCACGCCGCCGGCCGAGCCGCCGCGCCGTTCGCTGAAGGCGCCGATCGCCGCCGTCGTGGCCCTGGTGGTCGCCGTCGGCGGCTGGGGTGCATGGCGCATGCAGCATGCGGGCGAGCAGGCCCCCGCCGTCACGGCCGAGGCTGCGCCGGCAGCCGCCGCACCGGCGAAGGCCGCAGCGGCCAGCGATGCCGCCGTGCAGGTCGCGCAGAATGCCGCGTCCGCCGCATCCGCTGTAC
This region of Burkholderia contaminans genomic DNA includes:
- the tssM gene encoding type VI secretion system membrane subunit TssM translates to MQRILNVLTHPRTLSIVGIVALAAILFIVADMLQLPLLWAAIAFAAILALWLVVALWRRWRVKRANQQLGQVLEEQAETGKIAAPAAAALAPDAKTADLDVLRTRLSDAVKTIKTSKIGQVSGGSALYELPWYIVIGNPAAGKSSAVLNSGLQFPFADKNSAVIHGIGGTRNCDWFFTTEGILLDTAGRYSVHEEDRSEWLGFLGLLKRYRPKAPINGIIVTASIAELTGNRPEFAINLAKNLRQRVQELTEKLEVFAPVYVMFTKADLITGFTEFFSSSDKHEYDRVWGATLPYEPDDKRDVVAQFDTHFEELYEGLKEISVAQLSLSRGNQLSPGQLSFPLEFSTIKPSLRAFLATLFENNPFQYKPIFRGFYFTSALQEGETNSAAAQRIAHRFGLDGAALPKPHSAFSKNGFFLRDLFSKVIFADRQTVRQFASPTKTRLRYATFFGFVAALALALGGWTWSTIGNQQLVANVQADLDNVTRLQQGRNDLQSRLQAMDILEDRIEQLEQFRRDKPISVSLGLYQGDRLEQHLLTEYYNGVRQILLAPVSQNLASFMKDVNAHPEQLVPMTRPPESGAVQGGTMPVSTNAAGAAPQAGAALAASGAAPAAAQQPAAPQGGLYSDASPTNVQDAYNALKTYLMLSDKRHVEQAHLTDQLARFWRGWLETNRGNMPRDEMIKSAERMISFYLSRVNDDNWPMIDANLALVDQTRENLRHVVRGMPARQRVYEEIKARASTRFAPMTIARIVGDGNQGLVAGSYAIPGTFTREAWFDYVQPAIRDAATKELQAKDWVLNTSTQDDLTLEGSPEQIQKTLVGMYKTEYAQHWQKFMQGIAVQGFTSFGQAVDGMNRLGDPQDSPIRKILETAYDQTSWDNPSLANVTIKKAQTGVVNWVKQLFSRSQAGQVAAANIDINGNPAEVPMGPIGQEFIGLARIVATHDGTSMLKGYMDSLSKVRTRFNVIKNQGDPGPGARQLMQQTLDGNGSELADSLKLVDEQMLTGLTDSQRKSLRPLLVRPLMQAFAVVIQPASAEVNKVWNAQVYQPFQNSLATKYPFAASAKVEAGAGEIAQVFGPDGSIAKFVGTTLGPLAVRRGDTLAARTWGDMGIGLTPDFTNGFARWVAPLAGGAAGSAAASSEPQTVFQILPQPSTGTTEYTIAIDGQQLRYRNTPPQWTNFVWPNPQGSPGATLSATTFDGRTVQLVNEPGRYGLEKLINSAQRKRRPDGTFDLTWAQGSVNVSVTMRIISTSQPSGGGGDQPQQQSLRGLQLPSSVADASAGAAQNATQTTGTGTPAAAPAVAAANATHAQGAQ
- a CDS encoding M15 family metallopeptidase translates to MIAVALVAYFALAVAVAALLLLPGIRATVFESVAQFHGRLTRRANDRASRTRSQIVKSASVTRGALNDVQNLLIRRRLMIMVSAGILATPPLVAIALRGRQLFQYDDTARVPDEKIAALLQGEQLVPPPPLPPEVFATKEVEQVRPALKDASRDWNLLDPDFRTRLLLVYKIMHEQYGYEMALLEGYRSPERQNRLAQMGSNVTNAAAFQSYHQFGLAADNAFLRDGKLVISEKDPWAMRGYQLYGQVAEQVGLTWGGRWKMMDLGHVEYHKPGFKLGRGS